Genomic window (Juglans microcarpa x Juglans regia isolate MS1-56 chromosome 2S, Jm3101_v1.0, whole genome shotgun sequence):
AACCAAAACAATAGAGAACAAAACAGAGGTTATCCTTTCAAACACGGCTTTCATCTTTGAATGAGTTTAAGGTTCGACCAGGAACAATTCAGAAATTTTCATATCTGCAGAGGAATTTTCACCAGTAAGTTTTTGATAAATGAAAGAGGAGGGAGGGACAATCTTCTTCTTGCTGCTTTATAGCCCCTCCCAAGTAGAAAACAAGAttaacaaaggaaaaataacttctaaatcttaatcttaaaaacatatatacaaataattcctcctcctctttTGTGTAGAGCTCATGGATTCttcagaagaaagaaaacagacCACCTCGTAGATAAGCCAGCGGATTGGAGAAAAATTCCCTTTACTCCAACCTCTGGCTTGCACCTCTTGCGTGCGTGAAAACATCTTTGTTCCTCTTCCCTGTAGACCATAGCAGCTTCGACCAAAATCCTCCTTTCTTCTTATTCCCACCACCCGCACCCTCCTGCTCTGCTCGACTACTACTCATAATAAACGCCATCGATCTGCTCTTCTTCAGCCCATGACCCACTTTTAGCGCTAAAGAAATCGAACCCATACTTTCCGGAGCCCTTCGATGATGCCGACGATGTGTCGGAGACAAATAGGATGAAGAGTAAGCGGGAGAAGAAGAACCGGAATAACCACCGCCGATCAGTTTCCGGTTTGAATAAGCATTGAGTTGGGATAGTCTCTCCCTGAGACAAAAGGAGCAAACCCCCGGCAGTTGCTTCTCGTTTTGGTGCACCTTGCACCCTTGTTGTGACTCGGACCTGcccatatgtttttttttcaaatttcaacctCTGTAATTGTTGcgaattttctatatatagagGAGGAGATGCAGACAGAGAGGCGCACGAGTGGGTGATTTTCGAGGAAggttcataataaataaataatattatgagAAGGTGGGCATGCGCACGGCTGATTTGGCACTTTTGGTCACATCAATGCAAAAGGAAGAATTTGAAGCGGATAGTCAGTCAGTCCGTGTGGGTCGAGTCGACACCCCTCCTCCTCTGACCACATGCTCTTTGAAAACTTGAACTGCCAGCTTGCCGGTGGAAGTTGCCGACCACCGAATTTCCGGGACCCACTTCATTGAGGGGCGTTGCCGCGTTGGATTCATGCGGCGAATTTTGGATTCACAAGATATCACGTGTCTTTACAgtgttttttgtcttttaaaaCGAagaatttcattcataataatgACAAATcagttataataaaaaaaaatcatgaaattacAAATTAGCATCTAATCAGACTCTAGAGTGAATAAAATTTAGACATTAAAACCATCACTGAACTGTATAATCTATAAGACGAGCATGCCTTGCAAGTAACTGTGTCTTAAGAGTGTTATTAGTTTGACAAGTACTGCTTTGCTAAGATGTCATTAaagtatattaattaaaaaattaatctttaaatttattttaattatcagtATGAACCAAATATTTATCTTAGTAGTCATGgatggatttatatatatatatatatatatatagggataaTTGCCAATAATCTCTGGTGTTTTgtccaatgttttgaatactatACCGGATGCGATACTAGTCAAGGcactgaaataaaatattttaataccgATACCATTTCATGTACCGTTacgagatagtcgatatataaataaattatatataaaaattatgttttaaaataatagtctatatataaataaattatatataaatatatatatatataaattataaataatctagtaTGAATTGGAGatcaaaaaataagcttataatttgaacaaaaaaattaaaggccgaaatatcaaCCGGTACAGGTCAAAATATTAGGTACAGCTGACATTTGGACCAGTACAAAATGTATATGATACCTATACAGGCCCAATGACCAGTATGATACGGTACGAGAGTAATAACAATGGTTTTGTCTCCATTGAGATTTGATTCTTAAATATTCTGTTTAGGAATAGTCCATTGTGCTATGACAAATGttatatatcatgcacattcTAGTTAATGGATAACACGTGGCATggaaaattactattttataattctaaaattaataacattatttttcacgtaaagaatttttttaaccaaaaaaaatatcaggGAGGGAGGGGTCGCCAAGTCGCTTGGGCCAAAGCCCACATGGTTTAATTACAAATGGGCCACTGGGCGGCGACCGACACACAATCAAACATAAGAAGTCATGGCTTCAACTCCCTGCCGTTGGCCTGTTCCATGACAAGATTAAGGAGGCAATTGTGAAAGATAATTAAAGGAGGCATTTGAGATGAGAAAAAAGTTGTAGTTCATAACAGTCTTCAAACAAGTAAAATATACTTCGgtataaacaaaaaacaaaacaaaactactaTTAATTGAAGAGGGAATACGAAGTACCAACTCCAAAGCAGGTACAAAACACTTAAAAAGTTCTAAatcaaataggaaaaaaaagttgtaataaaaGCGGCGGAAGACAGAATATCAACATGGCAGCTCCAAATAATCATTCAAAAGCTATATATAATGGGAATtatattttggtaaaaaaacATACAATCCTTTTATTCTCTCAACTTTTACAAAGTGACACTGTGTTCATTTGGCATATCTGTTTGAACGTACCGTGTGCAATTCTTGCTTCGATACTAATAGCTCACAGAAAATGCCGCATGCTGTAAAAATGGAATTTGGCAACACCTTTGAATTAGATTTCGGAAATTGAACCTCATTCATGCTAGGCAGCTAAGAGTGACAGCTGTGTAAATTATTAGGTAAAAGTACTAAACGTGTTCATACAATTAATAATCTGCGAAGTAACATCCaaattgatctatatatttCTCAGAACTACTCATGCTAGTTTATCACAAAATCGCCAGCATAGAAAGGGGGGGATTATAGTTATGTTTACATGGTTTGAATTATTTTGCTGCATCAGCTGCATCCGTAGTTTTAACTTCTCTTGGGCACTGTGAGACATATGGCTTTAGCTGCACTCAAAGGGAAGGATCATGAGATGGTAATTAGTAGtgttaaaaaggaaaacaaagcaAGATATATGTCGAATGTTttgaacccctaggggttgggcttgggcttgggggtatgctccccctaggtctaaggttcaaatccccttaggtgcaaacaatctctagaggCCATCAAATTGGGGGGATTTTCCCCTCGAATTACTCgatgtgcacttgcgggaaactttTTGCCAAGGGCCcgtgcacccctgggattagtgccaatcaaaaaaatatatgttggaTGTTTTGAgtaacaatcaaaatgaagcCTCAACAAGCCTTTCAGGGGGCACATCCCCCCATTCAAAACTTTTCCCTATACAAAACACAACATCCAAGTATATACACATAAATTGTGTAAGTTTAAGGAATGGCTACCTTGAAGTCAGTTAAATCTGGAACTACATAATTTGGAAGCTTTTCATTCATCACAACATATCCACCTGcaccaatatttaaatgcatTAAAATAGAAGCAAACGAAGTACCTAACATGTCTCATATGCTGCACTTTATACATTTCATTTAGATGTTGTAGCTTTATATGAAATTACTCAGAAACAGCATGTCTGGATTACACTAATACAACCCCCACACCACAACCTCCCCCCTTTTCCTGTGGGAAAAGGAAAGATCTCTTCAAAGAATTATCTTAGTACTAATTAAAGAATCATATAGCATGCTCCAGCACTACAGGAATTCTTGCTACACGCAGTATTTCCAAATACATGGTACCAATTAGGTAAGAGATGGTCAAAGAGGTCACCAATTAGGTAAGAGATGGTCAAAGAGGTCACCAATTAGGTAAGAGATGGTCAAAGAGGTCACAGAAACAACTCAGAATGTTATtgtgtaatgccccaatggaaggcccaagccacatggcctatactccgaaaggactagtcaataatacaattggaaccccattgaaacattataaagagcaatcacttctccttcccaagcaacgtgggatcccatacaccacctaccttatcctcttatcatatggggtatcacatatTGGCTATCTCCCATTTACtgaaaaagatgaaagaatCATTGGGAAGAAAGGCAGGAGGGGGAACACCAGGGGTAGGCAGCTGGATCTAGAGATGATCTGTTCtgatttctctctttttacttTGCTTGTAAGTAATAACATATCAATAATAGAATCTTTCCTGATTTCTCTCTATTTCGATTGGTAAAGTACATGCATACCTAATGCATTTAAAATCTGTGACATCACAGCCCACCATGTTCTTATTTTGGGAGGGGTGGAGCAAAAGGCGTCATTTGAGTTAGAGCTTATTAGAAAATTCTcccatatttaatatataaaattttcacttCAGAATTCAGTTCAATTCAGCACATTTCAATTCTCTGGAAAGAAGCTGATTGAACAGATCTGAGGTATGGGTACCATCTTGAAAATCATTGTTCACGTAAAAATTAGTGGATTCGACTTGGCAAATGGCACTtggaactttttattttttagacaaATGTCCTTCCcattttatgaagttttcaGAGTCTTTTTAGGGGTTTGCTTCTTCCCATTTTCTAAACAATTACCATTTGATTTCCCACACAAAACGAGGAAGGAAGAAAGCGAGGAGTTAAAAACCATTGAAACTTAAGACTTGTGGTGTGCAAAAACCTAAATGTTCAATGAATCAATAAACTACATATTCAAATTACTGTGTATGAATGGTAATATGGGCAAACCTTTGCGGGTATGGAATCCAGTGGGCTTGCAGTTCTTCCCCTTGTAGTAATCACGTGGAGCCCTCTTTGAAGAGAGAATGTCAAGGGATGACGTCCGCTTTCTTCGAAATGCCCGTCCTAAGCCTAAGATCAACCCCAGTGGCATTTTCTTTCACCCTAAATGGAGGTAAACAAATTAAATACCATATAGAATTAACCAAAAACAGAAGGATAAATACCAAAAGAAACTGATAGAAATGGTTAGAGCACTAACGGTGGTATAATGTCGTATCTCAACCATACCCATTGAAAACATGTAAAGGAGGCAACTGATACAGCAATGGGAACTAAGGGAACTTTCTATAAAATCTCATACTATTGTTTTACTGGTATTTAATACACAATCTGGAAAATCCACAACCGCACTCCCTAGGGcagtgatgagagagaaaaataccGAGAGCGGAGACGCCGGCGACTTCTGGATGCGCAGGAACCGACGGCAAGGTGCAGTGGTGGCCGGTGACTGAAGGCTAGGACGACCCAGCCGAGGCAGAAGAGGGGAGCTGCGAACGCGTAGAGGGACGgcgggaggagagagagagagagagagagagagagattttagaGAGGTCGCCCGGGGACGGGAGGCGCTTGCAATTTACTAATTTAGGGATACCTAATCTAACGGCGTCGTTTAGATTGAgaaaaacgacgccgttttaaTCCTGAATTCGTCCTGGGTTGGGCTGCTGCGGTTTTGGACTTCTAAACCTTTTTTTCCCCCCCAAACtatgttttgggctttttttcctaaaaccctaaaccaaaccctatttttttaaactctaaatttgttttaatctttgtttcaagcataggttttcttttttttttttttttttttttttttttttttttatggattttataatttttttttattactaaatttaattgttagtattaattagtaataattactaattcttagtatctaattacattttattatattatagtattatacgtTATTATACTAgacaattacatattattatatggtAGTAATATCataatgtttacatatattaGACTactaatctatttatattatagtataagtatattattttataataattaacacatactaatatagtacatatgatcatatatatacatatgatcATATGATCatatgatcatatataattaacacatactaatATATCACCACAACCCGATGTAGTGGTGACTACATCGGGTTGTGGGACAGCGAAGATGAAGGAGATCCAGAATGGAGGGGGAGATGGAGGAGAGTAAGAATGGAGGAGGGAATCGGGGGAAGGGAGAACAAAACACGAAATGCACCATTTAGGAAACCCACTTGAAACACCGTATCATTTTCCACATGGGATTCGTCAGGTCTTTGCGCACAAGGGTGTGCTCCAAGTCCACTGTAACAAAAGTTTTCctataaataatacatatttttataacccATGTATACTAATTTCGGGATCGAAAGTATAAGCCGGATTTGATCAAACAGCAAATTCGACTTCgactttaaaagaaaagaaaaaaaaattctaactcTGACAC
Coding sequences:
- the LOC121253343 gene encoding uncharacterized protein LOC121253343, yielding MGRSESQQGCKVHQNEKQLPGVCSFCLRERLSQLNAYSNRKLIGGGYSGSSSPAYSSSYLSPTHRRHHRRAPESMGSISLALKVGHGLKKSRSMAFIMSSSRAEQEGAGGGNKKKGGFWSKLLWSTGKRNKDVFTHARGASQRLE
- the LOC121252980 gene encoding 39S ribosomal protein L41-A, mitochondrial-like; protein product: MPLGLILGLGRAFRRKRTSSLDILSSKRAPRDYYKGKNCKPTGFHTRKGGYVVMNEKLPNYVVPDLTDFKLKPYVSQCPREVKTTDAADAAK